The genome window CGTTCGTCTCATCTATAACTCTTGGGCAAGGAACTGTTCACTGAAATACGTAACTTGTTCGAAATTGTATTCAAATCCATCGATTCCACCGTAGTATGGGTCGTCGACTATCCTATTGTACTTGTTGTTTGTGTTCCATTCGCCGAACAGCGACACTTGGCTCTTACTATCTTCTGGCTCGATACGTTTCAGATTGCTGAAATTACTGTCATCCATGCAGATGATATAGtcaaattctttgaaatgTTTGGGTTTAATCTGCTGGGCGAGGTGGTCGACGGGAACTTTATGTTTACGACAAGTTGAAACGGATCTGCTATCAGGTTCTTCGCCGATATGATACCCGGCCGTCCCGAATGATGTGATCCTCTCGAAGCGATCACTTAATCCTTTCTGTTTCACGGTGTGTCGGAACACTGCCTCGGCCATTGGCGAACGGCAAATGTTCCCCAGACACACAAACGCAACGCTTATCTTCCTATCTTGTGTCATTGTTTGCTCTCTTCTGTTGGGACCTCTCATATGACGGAATTCACCGATCTTGTGCAAATAATGCTGTCCCACTTTTGCAGCTCACTTTTATATCTCACATACTCGATCGCTGATTTCAGTTTTCTTATTTGCTCGCTTACAGGTGAGCTCTTTTCCGCCCGCGTCTGTGTCCTCCGCCCATTAGCAACTTAAAAAACTATAACTTATCCCATACTTAACGTTATATAGCCAatacacacatatatatggATAGAGAGACTCTcacaacaaaaaaataacgCAATTACTGGCTTACGCTAATGCCTTCCTCACTGGAGAGCGTATGGTCTTGTCAGAGTAAAACGAAAGAACCTTGGCAATGCGGCTGGCAACACCGTCGGGAGTAAATTCAAAGTACTCGTAGACTTCCTTGCTCTTACCACTCATTCCGAACCTGTCCAGGCCAAATTGCTCATGGGAGTACTTGCACATGCTCAAAGTGGCATATACCTCCACACTCAAGATCGGAACCTCGTCTGGAAGCACACTGATCCGGTACTCGAAAGGTTGTTTCCCAAATGTATAGAAGTCAGGGAGGGACACAACTCGAATATTAACTTTATGGTCCTTAGAATACTTTTCCGCACTCTTGCAACATAAAGACACTTCACTGCCACTAGATACTAAAATCAAATCAAGTTTCGGGGTAGTGTTACCGTGGTATTCGCTAATTGCATATCCACCTTTCGCTGCTTTCTCAATGCTACTGCCTTCCAGTTGAGGAACATTTTGACGGGTTAAACATATGATCGAAGGTGTTGCTTTGCTCTCAATCGACACTTTGTAAGCAGCAGACACTTCGTTCCCGTCGGCTGGCCTCCATACTTGCATGTTAGGTAACGCTCTGAAGTGGGTTACTGTCTCAATAGGTTGGTGGGTTGGCCCGTCTTCTCCAAGACCAATTGAGTCGTGGGTAGCTACCCAAATTACTGGATATCCAGAGAGTGCAGCTAGTCTCACTGCCCCAGAAGCATATGACAcgaaattcaaaaatgtaCCACCAAATGGTTTCAAATTGTATCCATAGGCTGAGATGCCATTCAGAATTGCACTCATACCATGTTCACGAACACCATAACGAATGTAGCGCCCCATGTAGCTTCCTATCTTGGTATCATCTGGTTGGAAGTCTATGGCGTCATCCCATCTTGTCAAATTCGATGGAGTCAAGTCTGCGGAACCTCCAATTAGCTCTGGAAGAGTTTTAGCCAGGGAATTGATAACTGATGCAGATAATTTTCTCGTGGCCAGGTCGCCATCTTCTGGCTTGAAAGTTGGCAATGCGGACTCCCAATCCGGTGGTAGAATGCCAGCTATTCTTCTTTTGAGTTCAGCCCCTAATTCTGGATATTTACGCATATATTCTTCCAACGTTGAATTCCATTCTTCATTGGCTTTTTTACCACGCTCGATCATGTGTTCCTTGTAAAAATCGTAAACCTCTTGGGGAACAACGAACGACTCTTCTGAATTGAACCCAAATCTCTTCTTCAACTGTTTGACATCATCTGGCTTCAATGGGGAACCATGGACATTATACGTCCCCTCGTTCAAAGAGCCAAACCCAATTGTCGTGGTAAGTTTAATCAAAGTTGGCTGTTTTTTGTTACTTTTTGCAAGCTTAATGGCTTGTGAAATCGCATCTAGATTATCATTACCATCTTTAACCTCGATGACTTCCCATCCATAGCCCCTGTACCTAACCGCAACTTCTTCCGTGAAGGATAGATTAGTCTTACCATCAATGGTGATCGAGTTGTCATCATAAATCACAATCAAGTTCCCCAATTGCAAATGACCAGCTAGAGAGCATGCTTCAGAGGAGACACCTTCCTGCATGCATCCGTCACCTGCGAAGACATACGTATAGTTTGTCGATATTTCGCAATCCTTCTTATTATACCTGGCAGCGATGTGTGCCTGTGCAATTGCAAACCCGACGGCATTCGAGATACCCTGCCCGAGAGGGCCAGTGGTCAACTCCACCCCAGGCAGCTCGTACTCAGGGTGTCCCGGAGTCTTCGAACCCACAGATCTGAACCTCTTCAGATCATCGATGGTATAGTCGTAACCTAGCAGATGCAAGGTCGAGTACAACAAGGCGCAAGCATGCCCGTTTGACAAAACAAATCTGTCTCTGTTGGGCCAATCGACATTTTCATGGTTCACATTCATAAAGTCCCTACATAGAACGTGCATTGCAGGAGCCAGACCTAAAGGAGCCCCGGGGTGTCCCGAATTCGCTTTTTGCACTGCATCCACAGCCAGCAGTCTGACGGTGCTGATGCAAAGCCTgtcaatatcattaaatttcGACATGATTAATTGTCCTGTTTGCCTGATTGCAACTAGGAGTGGATCAAAACATCGAGGGTCAGTTAGCATCATCACATACTTCCAAATATGACCAATTTATATACCATTATAGATGGAAACCTCAATTGGCAACAATCCAATCCCTTCCTCACAAGTAACCTAATGATCCATATTTAGAAACCTTACTGGTAACCCTTGTTAATAATTGCGTCATTGACCTCAATATGCCTTTACTGACGCAACAGGTGACAGTGCGATAGTGACGCGTGTGCAGCAACCTTATATTGACCGAGAGCACCTTTTCCCCCAATTCAGCCTTTTCTAGACCCAAAAGAGAGGCTGCTCTGGCCCGCTACACCAATTGGAGGTACGCTCTgttctttttgtttttcaCAACAGATGCTTACTCCGCCGCAGCACTGTGCCATGCACACCCGTACATTATTATCATGTCCTGCTGATCACCGTATGCCGTTCTTTCCCCTGCCAACCCCCTTCACCCCCACTCCCCAGCACCTCAATCGTAGTATCTCCCTCCCCCTCTCGTAGACCCGCTACGAGCACATGCAATATGCCCAACATCCTTGTCCTCACCCTGGCTCGATCAACCCATAACCGGAATATCATCCACTCTCTCTGCAACCCTGCTCCTAATCTACGTCCGACCGCCACCCTAATGCCCTTCCCACTGATGAAACGCTGAAAAAGTTTTTCGAAATCTGCAAAATTTGTAAAAAGCATTTTTTTCtgaaatttcgaaattttcCATTTTCTCGAAAATGTTATTCTCAACTCATCGCATCTCATCGCATCCCGTCAGATTGCTTTTTATTGGTTTCTTGCTTTGCTAATTTATTGGAAAAAGTTTAATTCTATACACTGAAGAGAAACGACAGAGAGACCAGACCTACTTAATCATTTAAGATTTGTATCTGCAAGTGCATCGACTGTCCTTGTGTTTCTTATCCCGAGATTGGGGTCCAGCTTGTTTTGGGTCTCTCATGTTTTGTACATTTTACAATCGTAAGGTTAGGTTCATTTATAGCGTGGtcaacatatatatacatatttataCTTATATAATAGGTTCCTGTTTGGGGAAACTCATAAGAGGTTGGATGCATCTGTTGTCAACCAAACATtcacaacaacaacattAGTGTGAGATGAGCGCTGCATCAGGGACGTTTAACATTCTGAATAATATCATCACATGTGATGATATTATTCCCATCAAAAATAACATCAGTAATGAGGTGTTGGATGCAGGTAAGGAATCGCATCCAGCCGCTCCAGAAGCAGGCGAAGGTAGTGCTCTGACTTCGTCGAGTGAGGATGCTGACCTGCTGTTCTCCCCCCTTGGCGATTTAACTTCAGACAATACAGATGGAGAGGACGAGGAAGACGAGTACTGCCATGGCCTACTCTCGCCGGTATATTTCCATGCAGAGTATCCAAAAAGATTCCATCATAATAATCCGATGAACAGTGATGCCGGTTCTGTTGTCCAAAATACGCACTCTAttactaataatattcaaaactCGGAGACTGATACAAATAGCGATTTCTGGAATGAAGTCCCAACAACAGCAGAAGAGGCCGTCGCATTCGCTAATAATGATGACGAACTATTAAcgattataaataaaaatagcGATAAGGCCAACTGTGTGGAAAGTGAAACATCGATACTATCGAGCCTGGTCACGGATGGCttggaaaatataaataacagtaataataaaattaaaattaaaaattggGATTCGGATGCTTATATAAAACTGTTTTGTTATAGAAATAAAACAGGTAATTTCGAATTGAAAACCCAAATCGATAACCCTGGAACTTCAGGGATTGGTGctaagaataataaaatcaaaaaaataaagaacGGTAAAAGAAAGTTTGTAAGAAGAAAGAGTGGTATTTCTCAAATGATTTCTACAAACATTGGTATTGGTGAATTCATGTTATGATGAATTATAAAAGGGGAAAAACGTCGCATTTGTTATTTCATCCTTATTTATTTAGTTATCTGGTTTATACGTATGTACATTCAATTTGCTAATTTAGTTTAATAAAGGATTTAGATTACTAAGTGATATTCAATGGTATGGTTACGATGCCTTTTATGTTGGTGAATTTACTTCAAATATGCTCAATCTATGACGTACTTGATGGGAACGGCCagacaaaaaaaataatgatttcgCCCAGGATCGAACTGGGGACGTTCTGCGTGTTAAGCAGATGCCATAACCGACTAGACCACGAAACCAATCATTATACGCATATTTTACGAGTTAAAGTTACTAAACACccatattataatattggAAATGCCATTGCACGCATAATTGACCATACCATGCCAGATATCACCAGTTTATGAGATCATTGCCACAAACCTGAACCAGCAGATATCGACAAGAATATACTGACATATACCCTAattgtggagaaacaagcttatgttgggtagttccaacatctaagttagtgtcattagctacttcagttgctctagtatagtccatcttctttatagttaaataatcgattgatcttttattagtgtaattaaactattctatatagagttagatgccctccttatatatgagttaatctgacagttgaatgaacatgtgtacgtgttcattcgATCCTCCTAGGCTCTTTAGTGtctgtattgtacatctgtgtttatcatgtagccatttacattgtagtgagaaattttcacctaccacttggaagattgttctggaccttctttccattagtaagtgatctattggttctggactcaaagtgtcataaacacttagttctgtcacatacactacaataattctgacactAATACATTTTCTGGAAACTAGTAGCAGGACTAAAAGTATAAAGCAGAGACCTGCTTATACATTTAGGCTTCGAGAGAATCATGTAATTATCTGTAATACAGAATATGCGAAAAAAAACCCTGTCTTCGTGTTGATAGGGACACGGAGCGATATGAGTCTGCGCTTCCCATCTGCTAGAAGACGATAGTCTGCCTATCATCTTTGTCTATCATCTACCTGTTATTACATCCCTCAGTCATACTCTATCTGTCTATTGCAGTTCTTTTGTAGTTCACATTACAACAACGAAAACTACTTGTTTCATTTGTTTTACAGTGCTTGTACTCTTTTTTCTATATTTCCTGAAACAGTAACATGTTCGAAAGCggaaataatttgaattccTGAgcttttatatttttaagaaTTCCATACTTTTCgataatattttggatTCTGGACAAGATGAAAGGATAGTCGGCTGATTTAAGACAGTATAAAGGCATTGTATCGCATTCAAAGGCCAATCCCTATGCACCATTGCAAGTAAGTGTTGATAATTTGACTTACAATTGTTTTTATCTCGTTGAATACAATTCCCTGCTCGAAAGATGGAGGAGAAAATCATAACACCTGTGCAAGAACATTACATTAAAAAGGAACTTTTGAAGTTggaattagaaaatgaaattgcACTACTAGATGATCCATTCGCCTTACGGAAGTTTGGCTACCCTTTCTGTTCTACGGATCCAATCGATAACACCGCTAATAAGAAGAGATCATCGGGTATGTTCTCATCTACGTTGATTCCTAATTCCCCGAATTATAATGGTATAAAAAGTAAAAGTAATATTAGTTTACTTTCTATCACCAGCGGTGATAATGGGGCTAATAAGTTGGCAAATGCAGATGTTACGTCACTATATGGCAATGATTCAGACCCGAACGCTTTCAATATGTTAAATTACTTtctaaaagaatttataattaaatttccgttattaaataattctgacGAAGCCcttaaaacaaaattttgGCAACAGAAAGTGCAGCCCTTctatgaatattttatgtCATTGCCATTCAGTGATAGTCTAGATAGAGAAAAATCTTCAAAGAGAAAAATGATGTCTACCgtgataaataaattagtatattcattttttgcTTCAAACATAATTACCGCTAATGAAAGCTTATACTATACGAAGGAAAAGCAGAAGTATCTAGAAGAACAGGGCATAGAGAAAAAATCTAGATTGAAGCATTTAGGCATAGGTATGCCTGATACAATTCGATATCTAGTTACATCTGAAGAACTTTTCATAAATAACTGGAATATTAACATAATTGGAGTATTGGAAAACAACTTAAAAGCTTTAgataaaattcaaaaaggTCAGAATAAATCAAGCAAACTTGGTGGTAGTAAATTATCTGCCACTTCCATTACCTCCAGTTTTGGTA of Tetrapisispora phaffii CBS 4417 chromosome 13, complete genome contains these proteins:
- the LTP1 gene encoding tyrosine protein phosphatase LTP1 (similar to Saccharomyces cerevisiae LTP1 (YPR073C); ancestral locus Anc_3.371) → MTQDRKISVAFVCLGNICRSPMAEAVFRHTVKQKGLSDRFERITSFGTAGYHIGEEPDSRSVSTCRKHKVPVDHLAQQIKPKHFKEFDYIICMDDSNFSNLKRIEPEDSKSQVSLFGEWNTNNKYNRIVDDPYYGGIDGFEYNFEQVTYFSEQFLAQEL
- the TPHA0M01660 gene encoding transketolase family protein (similar to Saccharomyces cerevisiae TKL2 (YBR117C) and TKL1 (YPR074C); ancestral locus Anc_3.372) gives rise to the protein MSKFNDIDRLCISTVRLLAVDAVQKANSGHPGAPLGLAPAMHVLCRDFMNVNHENVDWPNRDRFVLSNGHACALLYSTLHLLGYDYTIDDLKRFRSVGSKTPGHPEYELPGVELTTGPLGQGISNAVGFAIAQAHIAARYNKKDCEISTNYTYVFAGDGCMQEGVSSEACSLAGHLQLGNLIVIYDDNSITIDGKTNLSFTEEVAVRYRGYGWEVIEVKDGNDNLDAISQAIKLAKSNKKQPTLIKLTTTIGFGSLNEGTYNVHGSPLKPDDVKQLKKRFGFNSEESFVVPQEVYDFYKEHMIERGKKANEEWNSTLEEYMRKYPELGAELKRRIAGILPPDWESALPTFKPEDGDLATRKLSASVINSLAKTLPELIGGSADLTPSNLTRWDDAIDFQPDDTKIGSYMGRYIRYGVREHGMSAILNGISAYGYNLKPFGGTFLNFVSYASGAVRLAALSGYPVIWVATHDSIGLGEDGPTHQPIETVTHFRALPNMQVWRPADGNEVSAAYKVSIESKATPSIICLTRQNVPQLEGSSIEKAAKGGYAISEYHGNTTPKLDLILVSSGSEVSLCCKSAEKYSKDHKVNIRVVSLPDFYTFGKQPFEYRISVLPDEVPILSVEVYATLSMCKYSHEQFGLDRFGMSGKSKEVYEYFEFTPDGVASRIAKVLSFYSDKTIRSPVRKALA
- the TPHA0M01670 gene encoding uncharacterized protein (similar to Saccharomyces cerevisiae YGR079W; ancestral locus Anc_3.403) translates to MSAASGTFNILNNIITCDDIIPIKNNISNEVLDAGKESHPAAPEAGEGSALTSSSEDADLLFSPLGDLTSDNTDGEDEEDEYCHGLLSPVYFHAEYPKRFHHNNPMNSDAGSVVQNTHSITNNIQNSETDTNSDFWNEVPTTAEEAVAFANNDDELLTIINKNSDKANCVESETSILSSLVTDGLENINNSNNKIKIKNWDSDAYIKLFCYRNKTGNFELKTQIDNPGTSGIGAKNNKIKKIKNGKRKFVRRKSGISQMISTNIGIGEFML